Within the Kribbella aluminosa genome, the region CCGAGGCTGGGCAGCCGCCGACCGAGGCCGCGCTGACCGCGATGGGCCTGGTGATGGCCGAGATGGCGGAGAAGGGCGTGCTGCTGGCGGGGGACGGGCTGTTGCCGAGCTCGCACGGCTTCCGGTTGCAGCTCGACGAGGGGAACCGCCGCGTGGTCGACGGTCCGTTCGCCGAGACCAAGGAACTGATCGCCGGGTTCTGCCTGATCGAGGTGGCCTCCCGGGCGGAGGCGGAGGAATGGGGCTGGCGGTGTATCGCCGCGGACGCCCTCGGCGCCGGCGATCCGCGGAGCTCCGGCCAGCTGGAGATCCGGCCGATCCCGCCGGCCGACTACTTCGGCGACAACTACACCGAGGAGGCCCAGCACCGGAACGTGGAAACCTTCCAGAAGGCCGCGGAGAACCTTCAGAAGAGCAGCACCTGACGGATCGACGTACCGGCGGCGAGGTCGTCGAACGCCTCGTTGAGGTCGTCGAGTCCGACGGTGGCGGTGAGCAGCCGGTCGACCGGTAGCCGGCCGGCTTGGTAGAGCGCAACGTACCGGGGGATGTCGCGGGACGGGACCGACGAGCCGAGGTAGGAGCCTTTCACGGTGCGTTCCTCGGCGACGAGGCTGACCGCCGGCACGCTGAAGGACTGCGACGGGTGCGGGAGACCGACTGTGATCGTGGTCCCGCCGCGGCGGGTTGCGGCGTACGCCTGCTCCAGGACCTTGGCGCTGCCGACTGTCTCGAAGGCGTACTCCGCGCCGCCGGATGTTGCTTCCCGGACCTGGTCGACGGCGTCCGGGGCGCGGGCGTCGATCGCTGCCGTTGCGCCGAGCTCGCGGGCCAGTTGGAGTTTGGCGGGTACGACGTCGACGGCGACGATCGGGTGGGCGCCGACGAGCACCGCGCCGAGGAGGGCAGAGAGACCGACGCCGCCAAGGCCGAAGACTGCTGTACTGCGGCCTGCACGCAGTCGCGCTGTGTTCACTACCGCGCCGACGCCGGTGAGGACTGCGCAGCCGAAGAGTGCGGCGATCTGTGGCGGGAGGGTCGGGTCGATCTTCACCGCCGAACGTGCCGAGATCACGGCATGATCCGCAAACCCGGAGATGCCCAGATGGTGGTGGATGACATCCGCCTTCTGGTCGGTCAGGCGGTGAGATCCGGTGAGGAGGGTGCCGCTGGTGTTGGCGGTGGCGCCTGGTTCGCAGAGGGCGGGGCGTCCGGAGGTGCACGGGCCGCAGGTGCCACACGCGGGGACGAAGGCGCAGGCGACCACGTCACCGGGGGTGAAACCGGGGGCCTCGGAATGGATCACCTCGCCGGTGGCCTCGTGGCCGAGCAGCATCGGCATCACGCGTGGGCGCGAACCGT harbors:
- a CDS encoding YciI family protein, encoding MRFMMIFKANPESEAGQPPTEAALTAMGLVMAEMAEKGVLLAGDGLLPSSHGFRLQLDEGNRRVVDGPFAETKELIAGFCLIEVASRAEAEEWGWRCIAADALGAGDPRSSGQLEIRPIPPADYFGDNYTEEAQHRNVETFQKAAENLQKSST
- a CDS encoding zinc-dependent alcohol dehydrogenase family protein — translated: MIVKGAVLREMGLAAPYAESRPLRVEEVELAPPGPGELLVRIRAAGLCHSDLSVIDGSRPRVMPMLLGHEATGEVIHSEAPGFTPGDVVACAFVPACGTCGPCTSGRPALCEPGATANTSGTLLTGSHRLTDQKADVIHHHLGISGFADHAVISARSAVKIDPTLPPQIAALFGCAVLTGVGAVVNTARLRAGRSTAVFGLGGVGLSALLGAVLVGAHPIVAVDVVPAKLQLARELGATAAIDARAPDAVDQVREATSGGAEYAFETVGSAKVLEQAYAATRRGGTTITVGLPHPSQSFSVPAVSLVAEERTVKGSYLGSSVPSRDIPRYVALYQAGRLPVDRLLTATVGLDDLNEAFDDLAAGTSIRQVLLF